The following is a genomic window from Synechococcus sp. JA-2-3B'a(2-13).
TCCCGCTAGCGCGAACGGCGGCCTAGCTAAACGATCGCCACACCACTGCTTGCTGCCACAGTTCGTGTTCACTGCGCCCGGCTGCCAAAGTTGAGCCCCGCAACCACCTCACCTTCCCTCAAATTGACAACGAATGAAGCAGTTGTCCCGGTGGGGGGTGGAGGGGAGGGTGGTGCTGGAGTTGGGCTGGGGGCACTGCCGATTACCGATTGCACAAAACCGGCGAAGCTAGACACCCGCGTATACACCCCATAGAAATTGGGCTGGGCGCAGCCTCTGCCAAAACTGGTGATCCCGGCCAGGGCAAAACCCCTGCCGCTGGACACAATCAAAGGCCCACCACTATCGCCCTGACACGTATCGACTCCCCCCTGAGGAAAGCCGGCGCAGAGCATGGTATCTAAAATGGTGCCATTGTAGGATTGGGGCGCATTGCACACCGCATTGGAGACGATGGGAACGGTGGCCTGCTGCAAATCTCGGGGAAAGCCGCTGGGTTCTTGATCCGGGGCGCTGGGGAAGGTGGCTCCCCAGCCGAGGATGGTGGCGGCAGTGCCAGGGGCCGTCAGGTTGGTTTGGTTGGGCTGCACCAGCGGCAGGGTAGGCAGGGCCACTGGCCGAGAGAGGCGCACCAGGGCAATGTCGTTCCCCCCAAGTTTCCCCACCTGGGGGTTGTAGCCGGGGTTGAGGACAATTTGCGCGGCGCGAATTCGCTGGCCAGCGCCCAATTGCAGACGGGTGGTTCCCAACAACAGATCCAGGTTGCGTGCATTCACATCCTGCTGGCCTTGATCGTTGAAAAAACAATGGGCAGCGGTGAGCACCCACTCCGGGGCAATTAGAGATCCCCCGCAAAACTGCGCTCGAGAGGGATCCGGCTCAGCCGCCCTCAGCAAAGCCACCATCCAGGGAAAGGCCCCTTCGGGAGCAGGACTGCCGCCCACAATCCGCTCCAGCCCCAAGCCTGAGCGCGGCGTGGTGAACACTCGCCCCGGGGGCAAAAGGGCAGTGACGCGGTAGGTGCCAGGGGGCAAGTTGGAGAAGCGAAAGTTACCGCTGGCATCGCTGACGGTGCTGGGCTCCCCCGGGTCGAGGCGGCCATTGCCGTTTAAGTCCAAAAAGGTGGCGATGCCCGGCAGCCCCGGCTCCCCCGGATCCCGCAGCCCATTGCCGTTGAGATCGTCGAAATGGGATCCCTCAATTCGTCCTGTGGGAGGAGCTGAGACTGGGGGAAGCGGGCGACTGGAACCCCCGCCGCCACAGGCGCTTATGCTCAGGGCCAGACACAACCCCAGCGGAATAGACCAAGAGCGAGCCAAGCCCAAGGAGGAATGGGATCGCGAGAGATGAGGCATGGTCAGATTCTCCAAAGCCAGCCGGTTATGCCAGCCAAGGATATCCTACCGGCGAAGCCTAAAGATTGCGCAACCGGGAGAACTTCTCCCCGCGGCCGGCTCTCCCGAGTTGCCCCAAGACCCCAATGCCCACTTTTGCCTCTTGCCGCCCGTGCACCTGGGCAGTAAAACCAGGGTGGGAGGGTGTGTGGCAGATGAATATCGCGGTCTTGGGGTTCAAAGGGGGCGTGGGCAAAACCACCACAGCGGTGCATTTGGCCCTCTACCTTCAGCAAAAACAAGGGGCAGCTCCTGCGGGTGGGTCGGGGATGGCCCTGTTGATCGACGCCGATCCCAATCGCTCGGCCTCTCGCTGGGCAGAACGGGGATCATCCTTTCCTATCAAGGTATTGGCCGGGGATCCCACCACTCCCACGCCCACAGGCTTTCAGCACACGGTGATCGACACCCCTGCCCGTCCCACCCCGGAACAGTTACACGCTCTGGCGCAGCGGTGTGATCTGCTGCTTTTGCCCTGTTCCCCGGATGCCTTGGCTCTAGATGCCTTGATGCTGACCGCCAAGGCCCTAGACCGGTTGGGGGCAAAGCACTACAAGGTCTTGCTGACGCTGGTTCCCCCCTGGCCCAACCGAGATGGAGCGGAGGCCCGCAACTTTCTCAAGCAAGTCGGGATTCCTCTCTGCCACCATTCCATTCGCCGCACGGTGGCTTTTCAACGGGCTGCTCTGGAGGGGGTCTGTGTTCACGAGATCCCAGAGCCGAGAGCCAAACAAGCTTGGTCAGACTACGTTGCTGTGGGGGAGGAAATCTCGTCATGAGCAAGTTTGAGCGCCTTCTCGACCGGCAGCCAGAGGGGATCCCGGCCCGACCCGCCCCGAAAAAGCTGAGCGCCCAAGCCTACAAGATTCCAGAACCCAAGCCGACCCTCGAGCAACCGGAAGCAGGCGCCAAGCCCAACAGCTCTGAGTACGTCAAATTGACGGCCTACATCCCCAAAGAGACTCACCGAGCCGTGAAGCGCATCCTGTTGGAATCGGATCAAGATCTTTCGGAGCTGATCGAGGCGCTGCTCAGCCAGTGGCTGCGTTCTCAGTCGGGAAAGGTTTGAAACCAAAATCTGGGGAAGGGGGGCATCGCGGACCCCACAGCCGCATAGGATCCCGCTGTCGGGGATCGGAGGGAGCACACAGATTCCAGATCAGAACCAGATAAGAATAAGATGAAGGGGCGTGAGGCAGGGATCCCCGAACGCGAGGTGGGGCCGTTCGCAATAGCGGGACGGAGTCCTTGGGCAAGTTGCGCGAGGGGAAGTCTGCGTTGAGAGGACGTCACGCTCTTTCAGGGGTAAAGGGATCCTTTATGCAAGCCATCACCTTGCTCGGCTCCACCGGCTCGATTGGCACCCAAACTCTGGACTTGGTGGCCCAGTATCCAGAGCGTTTTCAGGTTGTTGGCCTGACCAGCTACAGCAACGTTGCCCTCTTGGCCGAGCAGGTGCGGCGGTTTCGGCCCCAGATGGTTGCCATTGGCCGGGAGGAGCTGCTGCCGGAGCTGCGGTCGCTGCTGACGGGGATCCGACCGCTGCCGGAGTTGGTGGCCGGAACGGAGGGGCTGTGTCAGGTGGCGGCTCACCCGGCGGCCCAGCGGGTGGTGACGGGGATCGTCGGCTGCGCCGGTTTATTGCCAACCCT
Proteins encoded in this region:
- a CDS encoding trypsin-like serine protease, yielding MPHLSRSHSSLGLARSWSIPLGLCLALSISACGGGGSSRPLPPVSAPPTGRIEGSHFDDLNGNGLRDPGEPGLPGIATFLDLNGNGRLDPGEPSTVSDASGNFRFSNLPPGTYRVTALLPPGRVFTTPRSGLGLERIVGGSPAPEGAFPWMVALLRAAEPDPSRAQFCGGSLIAPEWVLTAAHCFFNDQGQQDVNARNLDLLLGTTRLQLGAGQRIRAAQIVLNPGYNPQVGKLGGNDIALVRLSRPVALPTLPLVQPNQTNLTAPGTAATILGWGATFPSAPDQEPSGFPRDLQQATVPIVSNAVCNAPQSYNGTILDTMLCAGFPQGGVDTCQGDSGGPLIVSSGRGFALAGITSFGRGCAQPNFYGVYTRVSSFAGFVQSVIGSAPSPTPAPPSPPPPTGTTASFVVNLREGEVVAGLNFGSRAQ
- a CDS encoding ParA family protein, with the protein product MNIAVLGFKGGVGKTTTAVHLALYLQQKQGAAPAGGSGMALLIDADPNRSASRWAERGSSFPIKVLAGDPTTPTPTGFQHTVIDTPARPTPEQLHALAQRCDLLLLPCSPDALALDALMLTAKALDRLGAKHYKVLLTLVPPWPNRDGAEARNFLKQVGIPLCHHSIRRTVAFQRAALEGVCVHEIPEPRAKQAWSDYVAVGEEISS